In the genome of Bacillota bacterium, one region contains:
- a CDS encoding nucleotidyl transferase AbiEii/AbiGii toxin family protein: protein MWVDLLKKAFFVLKASEIKDSAWTFGGGTALALVFSHRESRDVDIFFSDAQILTLITPRLNRKVERLTDDYVEGSSFLKLRFGEGEIDFIVTPHLIPGDYFRVMHVAGKDIQVEIPEEIVLKKLFYRAEALKVRDIVDTAVVYDNCRESLMKHVLLIAPKLGSLRYRQKRLRKIYYDEVGNLVGLDPAMGKRALSIFEAFLNEAEQVCSTRPGD from the coding sequence ATGTGGGTTGATCTCCTCAAGAAAGCTTTTTTTGTTTTGAAAGCATCGGAGATAAAGGATAGCGCGTGGACCTTCGGCGGAGGCACCGCCCTGGCACTCGTCTTTAGTCATAGGGAAAGCAGGGACGTTGATATATTCTTCAGTGACGCCCAGATTCTGACCCTGATAACCCCTCGCCTGAACAGGAAGGTGGAAAGGCTGACAGACGATTACGTGGAAGGTTCGTCATTCCTGAAGCTGAGGTTCGGAGAAGGAGAGATCGATTTTATTGTCACCCCTCACCTGATCCCCGGGGACTACTTCAGAGTAATGCATGTTGCAGGGAAAGATATCCAGGTGGAAATCCCTGAGGAGATAGTGCTCAAAAAACTCTTTTACCGGGCCGAGGCTCTCAAGGTCAGGGACATCGTGGACACGGCTGTTGTCTATGACAACTGCAGAGAGTCTTTAATGAAGCACGTACTTTTGATCGCTCCGAAACTGGGATCATTGCGTTACAGGCAGAAAAGGCTTCGGAAAATCTATTATGACGAAGTCGGTAACCTAGTTGGTCTGGACCCGGCCATGGGGAAACGGGCGCTGTCCATCTTCGAAGCGTTTCTGAATGAAGCCGAACAGGTATGCAGTACCAGACCAGGGGATTAA
- a CDS encoding DUF1670 domain-containing protein: PQLKDGCSPRAVRRELEMLQFQRLKEVDPGAGVEDLWHLVNQAELTLKRGGKNQEVLPEKPLDAETLKPGGRQHVQGEIPLEALKPAVTTLVDQWGVRPAQAEGMVTLAARLYTWCCPRVEELDPGQLVWLAHGTRKSRRTDPRLFQPVVLTLLAPEEQHWQLNTTADLKRLKMRQIERLTAEAWRQDGVLTTLDLEWLLGISPSCIRQLLEAYHERFGVLLPTAGTVLDMGRTLTHKALVVEMALEGLTTQEIARRIYHTPEAVDNYLRLFDRVLLLRYYRVPTSAMMRITGHSAGLLEEHLALVEKHFPDEESLVNYIGSRGIKLEKSS; encoded by the coding sequence GCCGCAACTAAAAGATGGCTGCTCTCCCCGGGCCGTGCGCCGGGAGCTGGAAATGCTCCAGTTCCAAAGGCTAAAGGAAGTCGACCCCGGCGCCGGTGTGGAAGACCTTTGGCATCTCGTCAACCAGGCCGAGCTTACCCTGAAGCGCGGGGGTAAAAACCAGGAAGTACTGCCTGAAAAACCCCTGGATGCCGAAACCCTGAAGCCCGGGGGCCGGCAACACGTCCAGGGAGAAATCCCACTGGAGGCCTTAAAACCGGCCGTTACCACCCTGGTGGACCAGTGGGGTGTGAGGCCCGCCCAGGCCGAGGGGATGGTTACCCTGGCAGCCAGGCTCTACACCTGGTGCTGCCCCAGGGTGGAGGAACTGGACCCCGGCCAACTGGTGTGGCTTGCCCACGGGACCAGGAAATCCAGGCGCACCGACCCCAGGCTCTTCCAGCCGGTGGTGCTTACCCTGCTGGCGCCGGAGGAACAACACTGGCAGCTCAACACCACCGCCGACCTGAAGCGGCTCAAAATGCGGCAGATCGAAAGACTAACCGCTGAAGCCTGGCGGCAGGACGGAGTGTTAACCACCCTGGACCTGGAGTGGCTCTTGGGGATCTCCCCGAGCTGCATCCGGCAGCTTCTGGAGGCCTACCACGAACGCTTCGGAGTCCTCCTGCCCACGGCAGGCACGGTGCTGGACATGGGCCGCACCCTGACCCACAAGGCCCTGGTGGTGGAGATGGCCCTGGAGGGACTAACCACCCAGGAGATCGCCCGGCGGATCTACCACACCCCGGAGGCGGTGGACAACTACCTGCGGCTGTTTGACCGGGTGCTGCTCCTGCGCTATTACCGTGTCCCCACATCAGCCATGATGCGGATCACCGGCCACAGCGCGGGATTGTTGGAGGAGCACCTGGCCCTGGTGGAAAAGCACTTCCCCGATGAGGAGTCCCTGGTTAATTATATCGGCAGCAGGGGTATTAAGCTGGAAAAGAGCAGTTAG